The following coding sequences are from one Buchnera aphidicola (Cinara confinis) window:
- the rsmH gene encoding 16S rRNA (cytosine(1402)-N(4))-methyltransferase RsmH: MVHTSVLTKKVIKYLEIKKNGTYIDCTFGGGGHSRAILKKLGIDGKLYSLDQDPQAVKIGKKIEDPRFKIFLDKFSNIERNLQNVKNKNKIDGILLDLGMSSLQLNSHRRGFSFMNDGPLDMRMNPKIGISVCEWLKKTNLKEIEWVIKNFGEDKYAKKIARAIILQNKRKIIKSTLDLVKVIKKSIPIYDKFKHPARRTFQAFRIYINQEIIELKKILRIIINLLSSGSRIAIISFHSIEDRIVKKFIKNNSTHPTIPKGLPITEIQIKKQTKKKIRFIKRIKPTISEIQKNPRARSAILRICELR; this comes from the coding sequence ATGGTACATACATCTGTTTTAACAAAAAAAGTTATAAAATATTTAGAAATTAAAAAAAACGGTACATATATTGATTGTACATTTGGAGGCGGTGGGCACTCCCGTGCAATACTAAAAAAATTAGGTATCGATGGTAAGTTATATAGTTTAGATCAAGACCCTCAAGCTGTTAAAATAGGAAAAAAAATAGAAGATCCAAGATTTAAAATATTTTTAGATAAATTTTCTAATATTGAAAGAAACTTACAAAATGTCAAAAATAAAAATAAAATAGACGGAATATTATTAGATTTAGGTATGTCTTCATTACAATTAAATTCTCATCGTAGGGGATTCTCATTTATGAACGATGGCCCCTTAGATATGCGGATGAATCCTAAAATCGGTATTTCTGTCTGTGAATGGTTAAAAAAAACAAATTTAAAAGAGATAGAGTGGGTAATAAAAAATTTTGGTGAAGATAAATATGCAAAAAAAATTGCTCGTGCCATTATCTTACAAAATAAAAGAAAGATTATCAAAAGCACGTTAGATCTTGTAAAAGTAATTAAAAAATCTATTCCGATATACGATAAATTTAAACATCCTGCTAGAAGAACATTTCAAGCTTTCCGAATATATATTAACCAAGAAATTATAGAATTAAAAAAAATATTAAGAATAATTATTAATTTACTAAGTTCTGGATCAAGAATTGCTATTATTAGTTTTCACTCTATTGAAGATCGCATTGTAAAAAAATTTATTAAAAATAATAGCACCCATCCTACCATACCAAAAGGACTTCCAATAACTGAAATACAAATAAAAAAACAAACTAAAAAAAAAATACGTTTTATCAAAAGAATTAAACCAACTATTTCTGAAATTCAAAAAAATCCTCGAGCACGTAGCGCAATATTACGTATATGTGAGTTAAGATAA
- the ilvN gene encoding acetolactate synthase small subunit produces MKRILSILLENESGALSRVIGLFSQRGYNIDSLTVAPTEDATLSKITIQTHGNQTVIEQIEKQLHKLIDVFRVSEMKQGQYIEREILLIKINIKENEKKIDIIQLIKLYHGSVIYITAQTYTIQIFGTSKNINDFLDTANKLFLVIDTVRSGVISINK; encoded by the coding sequence ATGAAAAGAATTTTATCAATTCTTTTAGAGAATGAATCAGGAGCACTATCAAGAGTCATAGGGCTATTTTCACAACGCGGGTATAACATTGATAGTTTAACGGTAGCTCCAACTGAAGATGCGACATTGTCTAAAATAACTATTCAAACACATGGAAATCAAACGGTCATAGAACAAATAGAAAAACAATTACATAAATTAATTGATGTATTTCGTGTATCTGAAATGAAACAAGGGCAATATATTGAAAGAGAAATTTTATTAATAAAAATTAATATAAAAGAAAATGAAAAAAAAATAGATATTATACAATTAATCAAATTATATCATGGTAGCGTAATATATATAACCGCTCAAACTTATACTATACAAATATTCGGTACCAGTAAAAATATTAATGATTTTTTAGATACTGCAAATAAATTATTCCTAGTAATTGATACCGTAAGATCAGGTGTTATTAGTATTAATAAGTAA
- the ilvB gene encoding biosynthetic-type acetolactate synthase large subunit — translation MNLLSGAEMVIQSLIDLNVTTVFGYPGGAVLDIYDAFKTIGKKKIKHILVRHEQGATHMADGYARATGNLGVVLVTSGPGATNAITGIATAYMDSIPLLIISGQVSSELIGYDAFQECDMIGISRPIVKHSFLVQKTEKIPKIFKKAFLLATSGRPGPVVIDLPKNILNQKIKKKYLWPDFINIRSYNPIIKGHIGQIKKALKIFIKAKKPIIYAGGGVICSNSHLEIKKLAVKLNVPVVLSLMSLGAFPGNHPQNLSMLGMHGTYEANMAIHSSDVILAIGVRFDDRTTNNARKYCPNAHVIHIDIDPTSISKTITANIPIVGDAKMILKEMLYLLKIHYPKRKENYLSEWWKKIKKWKNINCLKYKVSPNFIKPQCIIKELSLLTQGNAYITADVGQHQMFTALYYCFNKPRHWINSGGLGTMGFGLPAALGVKIAFPNELIICITGDGSIQMNIQELSTAKQYNLAVLIINLNNQALGMVKQWQDMIYSGRHSHSYMKSLPNFVKLAESYGHIGITINKSDNIQKNLLNAIKIVKQGSLVFVDIHIDPSEHIYPMQIKNGGMNEMLLRT, via the coding sequence ATGAATTTACTATCAGGCGCTGAAATGGTCATTCAATCACTAATTGATTTAAATGTTACTACAGTGTTTGGGTATCCAGGAGGAGCTGTATTAGATATATATGATGCATTTAAAACCATTGGAAAAAAAAAAATAAAACACATTCTAGTAAGACATGAACAAGGTGCTACGCATATGGCTGATGGTTATGCTAGAGCTACTGGAAATCTGGGTGTTGTATTAGTTACTTCAGGACCTGGAGCTACTAATGCTATTACTGGAATTGCAACAGCGTATATGGATTCTATTCCTTTATTAATCATTTCAGGTCAAGTTTCTTCTGAATTAATTGGTTACGATGCATTTCAGGAATGTGATATGATCGGAATTTCTCGGCCAATTGTCAAACATAGTTTTCTAGTACAAAAAACAGAAAAAATACCAAAAATTTTTAAAAAAGCTTTCTTATTAGCTACTAGTGGTCGACCAGGACCAGTAGTCATAGATTTACCTAAAAATATCTTAAACCAAAAAATAAAAAAAAAATATTTATGGCCAGACTTTATTAATATTCGATCATATAATCCTATTATTAAAGGACACATAGGTCAAATCAAAAAAGCTTTAAAAATTTTTATCAAAGCTAAAAAACCAATTATTTATGCTGGTGGGGGGGTAATCTGTTCTAATAGTCATTTAGAAATAAAAAAATTAGCAGTTAAGTTAAATGTTCCGGTTGTTTTATCTTTAATGTCATTAGGCGCTTTTCCTGGTAATCATCCACAAAACTTATCCATGTTAGGTATGCATGGAACTTATGAAGCTAATATGGCTATACATTCATCTGATGTTATTTTAGCTATCGGAGTTCGTTTTGACGATCGTACTACCAATAATGCTAGAAAATATTGTCCCAATGCACATGTAATACACATAGATATTGATCCTACTTCTATTTCTAAAACTATTACAGCTAATATTCCTATTGTTGGTGATGCTAAAATGATTTTAAAAGAAATGCTATACCTTTTAAAAATCCATTATCCTAAAAGGAAAGAAAATTATTTATCTGAATGGTGGAAAAAAATTAAGAAATGGAAAAATATTAATTGTCTAAAATACAAGGTTTCACCAAATTTTATTAAACCTCAATGTATTATTAAAGAATTATCTTTACTAACTCAAGGTAATGCATATATTACCGCTGATGTTGGGCAGCATCAAATGTTTACTGCATTATATTATTGTTTTAATAAACCACGACATTGGATTAATTCAGGTGGATTAGGAACTATGGGTTTTGGTCTTCCAGCTGCATTAGGAGTAAAAATAGCTTTTCCTAATGAACTTATTATTTGTATCACTGGTGATGGCAGTATTCAAATGAATATACAAGAACTATCAACAGCAAAACAATATAATTTAGCTGTCTTAATAATAAATCTAAATAATCAAGCTTTAGGTATGGTGAAACAATGGCAAGATATGATATATTCTGGACGACATTCACATTCGTATATGAAATCATTACCAAATTTTGTAAAATTAGCTGAGTCATATGGACATATCGGTATTACTATTAACAAATCTGATAATATTCAAAAAAATTTATTAAACGCAATAAAAATCGTTAAGCAAGGATCATTAGTTTTTGTAGATATACATATCGATCCTTCAGAACATATTTATCCCATGCAAATAAAAAACGGCGGGATGAATGAAATGTTACTTAGAACTTAA
- the dapD gene encoding 2,3,4,5-tetrahydropyridine-2,6-dicarboxylate N-succinyltransferase, which produces MLELKKNIDFIYDKKNKIKNYIIQKKEKEIIKKSISLLNAGKIKVSEKINGIWITHQWIKKSVLLYLYSKKNKIFKCAENTYYDKIPLKYKKYNKEKFITDNIRIIPYATIRYGSFIDKNVILMPSFVNIGANIGKNSMIDTWATVGSCAQIGKNVHLSGGVGIGGVLEPLQNNPTIIEDNCFIGARSEIVEGVIVGQGSVISMGVYIGQSTKIYDRETKTIFYGKVPSGSVVVPGSLPSKDKKINLYCAVIVKRVDYKTLKKTELNLLLREN; this is translated from the coding sequence ATGTTAGAACTAAAAAAAAATATAGATTTTATTTATGATAAAAAAAATAAAATAAAAAACTATATAATTCAAAAAAAAGAAAAAGAAATAATAAAAAAATCTATATCTTTATTAAACGCAGGAAAAATTAAAGTATCTGAAAAAATTAATGGAATTTGGATAACTCATCAGTGGATTAAAAAATCTGTACTTTTATACTTATATTCTAAAAAAAATAAAATCTTTAAATGTGCCGAAAATACATACTACGATAAAATACCATTAAAATATAAAAAATATAATAAAGAAAAATTTATTACTGATAATATTCGAATTATACCTTATGCAACAATTAGATACGGTTCTTTTATTGATAAAAATGTGATATTAATGCCTAGTTTTGTTAATATAGGAGCAAATATTGGAAAAAATAGTATGATTGATACATGGGCTACAGTTGGATCATGCGCTCAAATTGGAAAAAATGTTCATTTATCCGGAGGAGTTGGTATAGGCGGAGTATTAGAACCTTTACAAAATAACCCTACCATTATCGAAGATAATTGTTTTATTGGCGCTCGTTCTGAAATAGTAGAAGGAGTAATAGTTGGTCAAGGATCTGTTATTTCCATGGGTGTATATATTGGTCAAAGTACAAAAATCTATGACCGTGAAACAAAAACTATTTTTTATGGAAAAGTCCCTAGCGGTTCTGTAGTAGTTCCAGGTTCCCTTCCTTCAAAAGATAAAAAAATAAATTTATATTGCGCTGTTATTGTCAAAAGAGTCGATTATAAAACATTAAAAAAAACCGAACTAAATTTATTACTTCGTGAAAATTAA
- the map gene encoding type I methionyl aminopeptidase: MKISLKNQKEIKLMRIAGQITANVLEMITNYVQPQTSTNEINLLCHRYITEKRKSIPACLGYLNFPKSICISINDVVCHGIPDKNTFLMEGDIVNIDVAIIKDGYYSDASKMFFVGKVNQKKKKICEIAKKSLYIALKNIKPGIPISIIGKSIQNYVQKSRFSIVKEYCGHGIGKNFHELPQVLHYENSDHDTILKPGMTFTIEPMINEKSSDVYCCSDGWTVKTKDNGLSAQYEHTILVTDTGCEIFTLQKDENIPKIFINS, encoded by the coding sequence ATGAAAATATCCTTAAAAAATCAAAAAGAAATAAAACTGATGCGTATAGCAGGTCAAATTACTGCTAATGTATTAGAAATGATTACAAATTATGTTCAACCGCAAACGTCTACCAATGAAATTAATCTACTATGTCATCGTTATATAACAGAAAAAAGAAAATCTATACCGGCATGTTTAGGATATCTTAATTTTCCAAAATCTATATGTATCTCAATTAATGACGTAGTATGCCATGGAATTCCTGATAAAAATACTTTTTTAATGGAAGGAGATATAGTTAATATAGATGTCGCAATAATTAAAGACGGATACTATAGCGATGCTTCTAAAATGTTTTTTGTAGGTAAAGTTAACCAAAAAAAAAAAAAAATATGCGAGATTGCTAAAAAAAGTCTCTATATAGCCTTAAAAAATATTAAACCCGGAATTCCAATTTCTATAATTGGAAAAAGTATTCAAAATTATGTTCAAAAAAGTAGATTTTCTATAGTTAAAGAATATTGTGGACATGGAATCGGAAAAAATTTTCATGAATTACCACAAGTATTACATTATGAAAACTCTGATCATGATACAATTTTAAAACCTGGAATGACATTTACTATTGAACCAATGATAAATGAAAAATCATCAGATGTATACTGCTGCAGTGACGGATGGACAGTAAAAACAAAAGATAATGGATTATCTGCTCAATATGAACATACTATTTTAGTAACCGATACAGGTTGTGAAATTTTTACTTTACAAAAAGATGAAAATATTCCAAAAATTTTTATTAATTCTTAA
- the rpsB gene encoding 30S ribosomal protein S2, with amino-acid sequence MDIILMKDMIKAGVHFGHQTRFWNPKMKPFIFGTQNKVHIINLEKTLPLFQRAIIELKNIVKNNGKILFIGTKRAASHLVKESAILCKQFYVNKRWLGGMLTNWKTVRQSIKKLKDLEIQSKDGTFEKLTKKEALLRVRYLRKLENSLGGIKNMGGLPDAIFVIDTTHENISIQEANNLGIPVFAIVDTNSSPDGVNYIIPGNDDAIRSIKLYLNVITLELLKNYSQKNVLKFNNNNI; translated from the coding sequence ATGGATATTATATTAATGAAAGATATGATTAAAGCTGGAGTCCATTTTGGACATCAAACAAGATTTTGGAATCCAAAAATGAAACCGTTTATTTTTGGTACTCAAAATAAAGTACATATTATCAATTTAGAGAAAACGTTACCTTTATTTCAAAGAGCTATTATAGAATTAAAGAATATTGTTAAAAATAATGGCAAAATATTATTTATAGGAACCAAAAGGGCGGCAAGTCATTTAGTGAAAGAATCAGCTATTTTATGTAAACAATTTTATGTAAATAAACGTTGGTTAGGTGGTATGTTGACAAATTGGAAAACGGTTAGACAATCTATTAAAAAGTTAAAAGATTTAGAAATACAGTCAAAGGATGGGACATTTGAAAAATTAACAAAAAAAGAAGCATTATTAAGGGTACGTTATTTACGAAAATTAGAAAATAGTTTAGGAGGAATTAAAAACATGGGTGGTTTACCGGACGCAATATTTGTAATAGATACAACGCATGAGAATATTTCAATACAGGAAGCTAATAATTTAGGTATTCCAGTTTTTGCGATTGTGGATACTAATTCTAGTCCTGATGGTGTCAACTATATAATTCCTGGAAATGATGATGCTATTAGATCTATAAAATTATATTTAAATGTAATTACTTTAGAATTATTAAAAAACTATTCACAAAAAAATGTGCTGAAATTTAATAATAATAATATATAA
- the tsf gene encoding translation elongation factor Ts, with the protein MDNLLILIKELRKKTGSGLMDCKKALIQSHGDLKKAIDYLRTSGICLALNKSSNKTKEGCVFSFINNSIGFLLELNAETDFVTNTMEFKNFGQDLVNYAGQKNIDDISSLQKIFKKKLLELINKVSENIIIHRIKKISGNHIVSYIHMNKIGVLVTSPLVKLSSEQKECMKNIAMHIVASNPLCLKKEDMPKRIIDHEFLIQTEVAKKIGKPPLLLDRIIAGRMKKFINNNTLLDQNFAMDNKKSVQEYLKEHNVVLSNFIRLQIGVK; encoded by the coding sequence ATGGATAATTTATTAATTTTAATTAAAGAGTTACGGAAAAAAACGGGATCAGGATTAATGGATTGTAAAAAAGCTTTAATACAATCTCATGGCGATCTAAAAAAAGCTATAGATTATTTAAGAACATCTGGAATATGTTTAGCTTTAAATAAATCTTCGAATAAAACCAAAGAAGGTTGTGTATTTTCTTTTATAAATAATTCGATCGGATTTTTATTAGAATTAAATGCAGAAACAGATTTTGTGACTAATACGATGGAATTTAAGAATTTTGGTCAAGATCTAGTAAATTATGCCGGGCAAAAGAACATCGATGATATTAGTAGTTTACAAAAAATTTTTAAAAAAAAATTATTAGAATTAATCAATAAAGTTTCAGAGAATATTATTATTCATAGGATTAAAAAAATTTCTGGTAATCATATAGTTTCATATATTCATATGAATAAAATCGGTGTTTTAGTAACATCTCCCTTAGTTAAATTATCATCAGAGCAAAAAGAATGTATGAAAAATATAGCTATGCATATTGTAGCTTCTAATCCATTATGTTTGAAAAAAGAAGACATGCCAAAAAGAATTATAGATCATGAATTCTTAATTCAAACTGAAGTTGCAAAGAAAATTGGCAAACCACCTTTGTTATTAGATCGAATCATTGCAGGGCGGATGAAAAAATTTATTAATAATAATACTTTGTTAGATCAAAATTTTGCAATGGATAATAAAAAAAGTGTTCAAGAATATTTAAAAGAACATAATGTTGTATTATCTAATTTTATTAGATTGCAAATAGGGGTAAAATAA
- the frr gene encoding ribosome recycling factor has product MISSIQEFVYISMGKCISVFQNNLSNIRANNISPALLKNIYIEYYGVKTSLFQLSNIVTEDNKTLKLTLFDLSIKSKVEKAIIDSNLGFNPISTDSTIRISIPILSEERRKNLIKIIRKDSEYTKVAVRNIRRDAHEKLKIFLKDKKITKDLVRVCKKEIQEYTDLFIKKVNNIVNLKEKELITI; this is encoded by the coding sequence ATGATTTCTTCAATACAAGAATTTGTTTATATCTCGATGGGTAAGTGTATTAGCGTTTTTCAAAATAATTTAAGTAATATACGGGCTAATAATATATCTCCTGCATTATTGAAAAATATTTATATAGAATATTATGGAGTAAAAACTTCTTTATTTCAATTATCTAATATAGTGACAGAAGATAATAAAACATTAAAGTTAACATTATTTGATCTCTCGATAAAAAGTAAAGTAGAAAAAGCTATTATAGATTCGAATTTAGGTTTTAATCCGATTTCTACGGATTCGACTATTCGTATTTCTATCCCAATTTTGTCTGAAGAAAGAAGAAAAAATTTAATTAAAATTATTCGAAAAGATTCTGAATATACTAAGGTTGCAGTGAGAAACATTAGGCGTGATGCACATGAAAAGTTAAAAATTTTTTTAAAAGATAAAAAAATTACCAAAGATTTAGTACGAGTTTGTAAAAAAGAAATTCAAGAGTATACAGATTTATTTATAAAAAAAGTTAATAATATAGTAAATTTAAAAGAAAAAGAATTAATAACTATATAA